The proteins below are encoded in one region of Campylobacter rectus:
- a CDS encoding DedA family protein has translation MQEMLTSLSTYGYLVVFLYSLGGGMVAIIAAGVLAHLGKMDITVSIVLAAVANAMGDTLLFYVSRYNRAAVMPYIVKHKRKLAFSQILFKKHGNKIIFFKKFIYGLKTLVPLAIGLTKYSFAKFSVINVVSAAIWAILLGLGSFYAGEAFTRAGDFVGENGWLMPAAMLALLAGIWIYLQQATKKKGKSE, from the coding sequence TTGCAAGAGATGCTAACCTCGCTATCGACCTACGGGTATTTGGTAGTGTTTTTGTATTCGCTGGGAGGGGGCATGGTAGCTATCATCGCAGCGGGCGTGCTGGCTCATCTTGGCAAGATGGACATAACGGTGAGTATCGTGCTGGCCGCCGTAGCCAACGCTATGGGCGATACGCTGCTTTTTTACGTCAGCAGATATAACCGCGCCGCCGTGATGCCATATATCGTCAAGCACAAACGCAAGCTTGCTTTTTCTCAAATTTTATTTAAAAAGCACGGAAATAAAATAATATTTTTCAAAAAATTTATCTACGGATTAAAAACTCTCGTGCCGCTTGCCATCGGGCTTACGAAGTATTCGTTTGCTAAATTTAGCGTCATAAACGTCGTTAGCGCCGCTATTTGGGCGATTTTGCTAGGGCTTGGCAGCTTTTACGCGGGCGAGGCCTTTACGCGGGCGGGGGATTTTGTGGGCGAGAACGGCTGGCTGATGCCTGCGGCGATGCTTGCGCTGCTGGCGGGCATCTGGATATATCTACAACAAGCTACGAAAAAGAAAGGAAAGTCGGAATGA
- a CDS encoding DUF945 family protein, which translates to MKKLLISLVILAAVVFGGLKFNANKVEEKYNEALSLFKANGMDVKNSVFDGGLLKSHANYDVTLSKSYMNELVSLGEEYGMPEDLTMKIDMDISHGFASLLGKFDITGDIEYLNDPYKNLVKEIFDTSKPIKLHANGALSGDKNFIFELAGVQKEKDGNKINLAKSFLKFTINGDKKITGASFANDLIDFTGKESIAIKVKNIDYDMKYETPIEPKMISKAFVNSIYKFELGGIDVSLGAEALQIGKITSDSKLIVLSDTLTQDDTSTIEKIKYANFEFKDFLIKSKVANLDKGAFEDIINAKGAPEEQLMVAMQALDKFIKKAPKLTFENLNFKNAAGKSYVSNFEISIDPDGLDSQNLFQNIPTAINFSGKIELDTTPGEFIFGNGQEKEGIDAMLVNGGLFIKNGGKYVTIFKYNKRTQDLIFNENLSLKSLF; encoded by the coding sequence ATGAAAAAGTTATTGATTTCGTTGGTGATTTTGGCCGCGGTGGTTTTTGGCGGACTAAAATTTAACGCAAACAAGGTGGAAGAGAAGTATAACGAGGCTCTGAGCTTGTTTAAGGCAAACGGTATGGACGTTAAAAACAGCGTATTTGACGGCGGACTGCTAAAATCGCATGCAAACTACGATGTGACCTTGTCTAAAAGCTATATGAACGAGCTTGTCTCTCTCGGCGAAGAATACGGTATGCCGGAAGATCTAACGATGAAAATCGATATGGATATCTCGCACGGATTTGCTAGTTTGCTGGGCAAATTTGACATTACGGGCGATATCGAGTATCTAAACGATCCGTATAAAAATTTGGTAAAAGAGATATTTGATACTTCAAAACCTATCAAATTGCACGCGAATGGAGCTTTGAGCGGAGATAAAAATTTCATTTTTGAGCTAGCCGGAGTGCAAAAGGAAAAAGACGGCAATAAGATAAATCTCGCCAAATCGTTTTTGAAATTTACTATTAACGGCGACAAAAAGATAACCGGAGCGTCTTTTGCAAACGATTTGATAGACTTTACCGGCAAAGAAAGCATCGCCATAAAAGTAAAAAATATCGACTACGATATGAAATACGAAACGCCGATCGAGCCGAAAATGATCTCGAAAGCGTTTGTAAATAGTATTTATAAATTCGAGCTCGGCGGTATAGACGTGAGCTTGGGCGCCGAGGCGCTACAGATCGGAAAGATAACGAGCGACTCCAAGCTAATCGTGCTAAGCGATACGCTAACGCAAGACGATACTAGCACGATAGAAAAGATAAAATACGCAAATTTTGAATTTAAAGACTTTTTGATCAAATCAAAAGTTGCAAATTTGGATAAAGGTGCGTTTGAAGATATCATTAATGCAAAGGGGGCGCCCGAAGAACAACTGATGGTTGCGATGCAAGCGCTTGATAAATTTATAAAAAAAGCGCCGAAGCTTACTTTTGAAAATCTAAATTTTAAAAATGCGGCAGGCAAGAGCTATGTCTCAAATTTTGAAATTTCCATCGATCCCGACGGCTTAGATAGTCAAAATTTATTTCAAAATATTCCGACCGCTATAAATTTTAGCGGCAAAATCGAGCTCGATACGACGCCCGGAGAGTTTATATTCGGAAACGGTCAAGAAAAAGAGGGGATAGACGCTATGCTGGTAAATGGCGGGCTATTTATAAAAAACGGCGGCAAATACGTAACTATTTTTAAATACAATAAAAGAACGCAAGATTTGATCTTTAACGAAAATTTATCTCTAAAATCTCTTTTTTAA
- a CDS encoding TlpA family protein disulfide reductase, giving the protein MKINLLIIPFLALFLSGCDNKANNDANVTKAASAQSQSASLEAPFELTLMDESKLKLQKFSDGFKVEGNDEAILFNFFATWCPPCKAEIPHLNNLNDKFKGKLKIVSVLMEDKTKDEIDAFMKKFNINFNVSYGENNFLFAKALGGVVGIPYMVLYKPNGEYAAHYVGLVPEEMLESDINKVIN; this is encoded by the coding sequence ATGAAAATAAACCTTTTGATTATACCATTTTTGGCGCTTTTTTTGAGCGGTTGCGATAATAAAGCGAATAACGACGCAAATGTCACAAAGGCGGCATCCGCACAGAGTCAAAGCGCGAGCCTCGAGGCGCCTTTTGAGCTAACGCTTATGGACGAAAGCAAGCTAAAACTGCAAAAATTTAGCGACGGATTTAAGGTCGAGGGTAACGACGAGGCGATCTTGTTTAACTTTTTCGCCACATGGTGCCCGCCGTGCAAGGCCGAGATCCCTCACCTAAACAACCTAAACGACAAATTTAAAGGCAAGCTAAAGATCGTAAGCGTGCTAATGGAAGATAAAACAAAAGACGAAATAGACGCATTTATGAAAAAATTTAACATAAATTTTAATGTTAGCTATGGAGAAAATAATTTCCTCTTCGCAAAAGCTCTGGGCGGGGTCGTAGGTATCCCGTATATGGTGCTGTATAAGCCAAACGGCGAATACGCCGCGCACTACGTCGGACTCGTGCCCGAAGAGATGCTGGAGAGCGACATAAACAAGGTGATAAACTAA
- a CDS encoding 5-formyltetrahydrofolate cyclo-ligase, translating to MKRALNLQKEDFRRSAKTALKKEVQISAKAKHYKMFKPFLNLLTELGAKRILIFNPLSYEPNLYILRRKLAKKYEIFVPFMLGISLEMVKSRLPLVSRTKFGVKEPLGTKIFKKRIDVAVVPVIGVDGNMARIGHGKGFYDRFFANLPYRPILVFVEILDNFTNEIITEDHDVTCDFYLTPSKIYAKRGIYDRYFNRLRGRCGGRWRRLSHR from the coding sequence ATGAAACGAGCGTTAAATTTGCAAAAAGAAGATTTTAGGCGCAGCGCGAAAACGGCTTTAAAAAAAGAGGTTCAAATTTCGGCAAAAGCAAAACACTATAAGATGTTTAAACCGTTTTTAAATTTACTGACCGAGTTGGGGGCGAAACGGATTTTGATATTTAACCCCCTTTCATATGAGCCGAATTTATACATTTTGAGGCGAAAACTCGCTAAAAAGTATGAAATTTTCGTTCCGTTTATGCTTGGTATTAGTTTAGAAATGGTAAAATCCAGGTTACCGCTTGTATCTCGGACGAAATTTGGGGTAAAAGAGCCTCTTGGCACCAAGATATTTAAAAAGCGCATAGACGTAGCCGTGGTTCCGGTCATCGGGGTGGACGGAAATATGGCTCGAATAGGACACGGTAAAGGTTTTTACGATAGATTTTTTGCAAATTTGCCTTACCGACCTATCTTGGTATTCGTTGAAATTTTAGACAATTTTACAAATGAAATCATAACCGAGGATCACGACGTTACGTGTGATTTTTACCTGACCCCGAGCAAAATTTACGCAAAAAGAGGGATCTATGATAGATATTTTAATCGGCTTAGGGGCAGGTGCGGCGGGCGCTGGCGCAGGCTATCTCATCGCTAA
- the ftsY gene encoding signal recognition particle-docking protein FtsY has translation MLSFLKKGLDKTLAAIRSSKPADKKISKEILEEILLEADIAYEIVEEILYYLPPQNEVKKDDLKRLLNTYFIYEEGREAKSGKPFVELILGVNGAGKTTTIAKLANLYKNSGKSVILGACDTFRAGAIEQLRQWAQRAGVPIVATQQGHDPSAVAFDTIGSAVAKNLDNVILDTAGRLQNQTNLAGELSKIVRIAGRAYAGAPHRKILILDGTQGNAGLAQAKAFNDMVSLDGVIITKLDGTPKGGALFSVARELELPILYIGTGETMDDLIKFDPHDFVDTIVDEIYA, from the coding sequence ATGCTTTCATTTCTAAAAAAAGGGCTTGACAAGACGCTAGCGGCGATCCGCTCATCAAAGCCCGCCGATAAAAAAATCTCGAAGGAGATTTTAGAAGAGATCCTGCTCGAGGCCGACATCGCCTACGAGATCGTCGAGGAGATCCTCTACTACCTGCCGCCGCAAAACGAGGTCAAAAAAGACGACCTCAAGCGGCTTTTAAATACCTATTTTATATATGAAGAGGGGCGCGAAGCAAAAAGCGGAAAGCCTTTTGTAGAGCTCATTTTGGGCGTAAACGGCGCCGGCAAGACGACCACGATCGCAAAGCTGGCAAATCTTTATAAAAACAGCGGCAAAAGCGTTATTTTAGGCGCCTGTGATACGTTTAGAGCGGGAGCTATCGAGCAGCTGCGTCAGTGGGCGCAGCGAGCGGGCGTGCCTATCGTAGCCACGCAGCAGGGTCACGACCCATCAGCGGTCGCCTTTGACACGATCGGCTCGGCCGTAGCTAAAAATCTGGACAACGTCATCCTAGACACCGCCGGACGCCTGCAAAATCAAACTAATTTAGCGGGCGAGCTAAGCAAAATCGTGCGCATCGCGGGCAGAGCCTACGCGGGCGCGCCGCACCGCAAGATCCTCATCCTGGACGGCACCCAAGGTAACGCAGGCCTTGCTCAGGCAAAAGCTTTTAACGATATGGTGAGCCTTGATGGCGTCATCATCACCAAGCTTGACGGCACGCCAAAGGGCGGAGCGCTTTTTAGCGTCGCGCGCGAGCTGGAGCTGCCGATACTCTACATCGGCACGGGCGAGACGATGGATGATCTTATTAAATTTGACCCGCACGATTTCGTAGATACTATCGTGGATGAAATTTACGCCTAA
- a CDS encoding lipid-binding SYLF domain-containing protein, with product MRKILLTIFCVLALGANDELVLNASNSFITTMRKNADAPTKALLQKAKAVIVFPSITKIGFVLGGMHGKGVMLVGNPYSPGEMLTVSVSGGSIGLQVGYENSSLVLFILKDSLVADIKDAKITINADASFAFADAGKFYGKVSDFSFTSDIYAYTNNDGFFAGASFGGAVIAKTSDAPLRMDSYGYNALMSAISKY from the coding sequence ATGAGAAAAATTTTATTAACGATTTTTTGCGTTTTGGCACTTGGCGCCAACGACGAGCTCGTGCTAAATGCATCGAATTCTTTCATAACGACCATGCGTAAAAACGCCGACGCGCCGACCAAGGCTTTACTGCAAAAAGCAAAAGCGGTCATCGTTTTTCCGAGCATTACTAAGATCGGCTTCGTGCTGGGCGGTATGCACGGCAAGGGCGTGATGCTCGTGGGAAATCCATACTCACCCGGCGAAATGCTGACGGTTAGCGTCAGCGGCGGCAGTATTGGGTTGCAAGTGGGCTACGAAAATAGCTCGCTCGTGCTTTTTATCCTAAAAGATAGCCTTGTAGCCGACATAAAAGACGCCAAAATCACGATAAACGCCGACGCCTCTTTCGCCTTTGCCGATGCGGGTAAATTTTACGGAAAAGTGAGCGATTTTAGCTTTACTAGCGACATTTACGCATACACGAATAACGACGGATTTTTCGCCGGGGCGAGCTTTGGCGGAGCGGTGATAGCTAAAACAAGCGACGCTCCTTTGAGGATGGACAGCTACGGATACAACGCGCTTATGAGCGCTATATCGAAATACTAA
- the rny gene encoding ribonuclease Y — protein sequence MIDILIGLGAGAAGAGAGYLIAKKINDANYNIFLEQAKAKAKAIEFEAERTLKDAKIQVQEAEFEAKKKYDDKTVKLQKEYTQKLEEIGKKEQTLLNEQEILNESRAELERSRNEAKSVYEEGLGLKASYQAKLQEALKVLERAAGLTQEEAREEVLKKVEEKSRAEIAHIVRKHEEEAKREAKKRVNYILAQATSRFAGEFAAERLINVVDIKNDELKGRIIGKEGRNIKTLEMVLGVDIIIDDMPHAITLSSFNLYRRAIATRVIELLVQDGRIQPARIEDLHKKVCEEFEASILEEGENIVIDLGLSKIHPEIMKLIGKLKFRASYGQNALAHSLEVAHLAGIIAAETGGDEKLAKRAGLLHDIGKALTHEFEGSHVDLGAEICKRYKEHPVVINAIYAHHGHEEATSVESAAVCAADALSAARPGARREVLESFLKRVEEIENIAKSKEGIKQAYAINAGREIRVIANAKLINDDEAVLVAKEIAAEIESKVQYPGEIKVNVIRETRAIEMAK from the coding sequence ATGATAGATATTTTAATCGGCTTAGGGGCAGGTGCGGCGGGCGCTGGCGCAGGCTATCTCATCGCTAAAAAGATAAACGACGCGAACTATAATATATTTTTAGAGCAGGCTAAGGCAAAGGCTAAAGCGATAGAATTTGAGGCTGAGCGCACGCTAAAAGACGCTAAAATCCAAGTCCAAGAGGCGGAATTTGAAGCCAAAAAAAAATACGACGATAAAACCGTAAAACTGCAAAAAGAATACACTCAAAAGCTTGAAGAGATCGGCAAAAAAGAGCAAACTCTGCTAAACGAGCAAGAAATTTTAAACGAAAGCAGAGCCGAGCTGGAAAGGTCGCGAAACGAAGCTAAAAGCGTCTATGAGGAAGGGCTCGGGCTAAAAGCAAGCTATCAAGCCAAGCTGCAAGAGGCGCTGAAAGTGCTCGAACGCGCCGCCGGCCTCACGCAAGAAGAGGCGCGCGAAGAGGTGCTAAAAAAAGTAGAGGAAAAAAGCCGCGCCGAGATCGCTCATATCGTGCGAAAGCATGAAGAAGAGGCCAAACGAGAGGCCAAAAAACGCGTGAATTACATCCTCGCGCAGGCTACGTCGCGATTTGCGGGAGAATTTGCCGCCGAGCGCCTGATAAACGTCGTGGATATCAAAAACGACGAGCTAAAAGGCCGCATAATCGGCAAAGAAGGGCGCAATATCAAGACTCTGGAAATGGTTCTTGGCGTGGATATCATCATCGACGATATGCCTCACGCCATCACGTTAAGCAGCTTTAACCTCTACCGAAGAGCGATCGCGACGCGCGTGATAGAGCTTTTGGTGCAAGACGGCCGCATCCAGCCCGCGAGGATAGAAGATCTGCACAAAAAAGTATGCGAAGAGTTTGAAGCCTCTATCCTGGAGGAGGGCGAAAATATCGTCATCGATCTAGGCCTTAGCAAAATTCATCCCGAGATAATGAAATTAATCGGCAAGCTAAAATTTAGAGCCAGCTACGGACAAAACGCCCTGGCTCATAGTCTCGAGGTAGCGCACCTAGCCGGCATCATCGCGGCTGAAACGGGTGGCGATGAAAAGCTAGCCAAAAGAGCGGGTCTGCTGCACGATATCGGTAAGGCTTTGACGCATGAATTTGAAGGCAGTCACGTCGATCTGGGTGCCGAAATCTGTAAACGCTATAAGGAACACCCCGTCGTCATAAACGCTATCTACGCTCACCATGGGCATGAGGAGGCTACCAGCGTAGAAAGCGCCGCCGTTTGTGCCGCAGACGCTCTAAGCGCGGCTCGCCCGGGAGCTCGCAGAGAGGTGCTCGAGAGCTTCCTAAAACGCGTCGAAGAGATAGAAAATATTGCGAAAAGCAAAGAAGGCATCAAGCAAGCCTACGCGATAAACGCGGGCCGCGAGATCCGCGTCATCGCAAACGCCAAGCTCATAAACGACGACGAGGCGGTGCTGGTAGCTAAAGAGATCGCCGCCGAGATAGAGAGTAAGGTGCAGTATCCCGGAGAGATAAAAGTAAATGTGATACGCGAAACCAGAGCCATCGAGATGGCGAAATAG
- a CDS encoding suppressor of fused domain protein has translation MTQEEYKAKFSEDDAPGWDAIESALEKIYNPANERHYSSQLHASLGGEDYLAGVSIFDSVEGAHRHVVSFGMSELYYDPQSAQEEFSGWGFEFSMRIAPFADDPDSKSFGGAVALHEPFWAISLMQNLAKYVYKSKKWFEAYHFIPTNSPLRLNTDTKLVGVAFAPDPILGGIDTPNGRVEFLQMVGITQRELDWLHEDPTTGRVERLIDMMREDNPLLITDLKRQKEYV, from the coding sequence ATGACTCAAGAAGAATACAAAGCAAAATTTAGCGAGGACGACGCGCCCGGCTGGGACGCGATAGAGAGCGCGCTAGAAAAGATCTACAACCCCGCAAACGAGCGCCACTACTCGTCGCAGCTGCATGCGAGTCTGGGCGGCGAGGATTATCTGGCAGGCGTTAGCATATTTGACTCCGTCGAAGGCGCGCACCGCCACGTCGTGAGCTTTGGTATGAGCGAGCTTTACTACGATCCGCAAAGCGCGCAGGAGGAATTTAGCGGCTGGGGATTTGAGTTTAGTATGCGTATCGCGCCGTTTGCGGACGATCCGGACTCGAAGTCCTTTGGCGGCGCAGTAGCTTTGCACGAGCCTTTTTGGGCGATATCTCTTATGCAAAATCTCGCCAAATACGTCTATAAAAGCAAAAAATGGTTCGAGGCTTATCACTTCATACCGACCAATTCTCCCCTGCGCCTTAACACGGATACGAAACTCGTAGGCGTCGCCTTCGCGCCGGACCCGATATTGGGCGGCATAGATACTCCAAACGGCAGAGTCGAGTTCCTCCAGATGGTCGGTATCACGCAGCGCGAGCTAGACTGGCTGCACGAGGACCCGACTACGGGGCGCGTAGAGCGGCTCATAGATATGATGCGCGAGGACAATCCGCTACTAATCACCGATCTAAAGCGCCAAAAAGAATACGTCTAA